The genomic interval CCCAGCAGAATCCTAACACGAGACCGCCTCAATCACAGGGTTTTGCAGGTTCTGTTGCGAACCAACAGTATCTTCCTTCCCAGCAGAATCCTAACACGAGACCGCCTCAATCACAGGGTTTTGCAGGTTCTGTTGCGAACCAACAGTATCTTCCTTCCCAGCAGAATCCTAACACGAGACCGCCTCAATCACAGGGGTTTACAGGATCTGTTCCAAATCCGCAGTACCTTCCTTCCCAGCAGAGCCCAACAATGAGACCACCTCAATCATTGGGGTTAGGAGGTTCTGTTGCAAACCAACAATATTTTCCTTCCCAGCAGAGTCCAACCATGAGGCCACCTCAATCCATGCCTGCTGGTAGCGTTTCTGGTCCACCACAATTCATGCCTGCTGGTAGCACTCCTCGTCCAACTCAATCGACGCCCGCTGGTACAGCCCCCCGTCTGCAACAGGGTTTTGCAGGTCCCAACCTCTCAAATCCTAGCATCTCAAATGAATGGAATAGTGGAAGGACTGGTATGGCTCCTCTTAGACCTGCAGGAACAACTCAATCAGTTGCCTTATCAACACCAACGTCGGCATCTCCGGTCTCTCCAATGTCCCAGCCAACAGCTATTACCAATAATAAAGCATTGGCTGGAAATGGGTACCCTTCTAATTCAGTTTTGAGCAGCGATTTCTTCTCTGTTGCCTCATCCACACCGAAACAAGATCCTACTCGACAGAATTATCCTGTTAGCAGCCCACCTGCCTCATCAGCCACTGTTCCAGTTTCCAGTAGTACCAACCCTGCAAGTAGACAAAGTTCACTTGATTCATTGCAGAGTGCATTCTCAATGTCGCTTACAAATAGTCAGATTCCGCGGACACATTCTTTACCAAACACAAGCCAGCAAATTTCACCACCTGCTTCTTCTCCGCTTTCCACATCTGGGAGGTCGGTTGGACTTGGAAATACTAGTTCTGACAATTCACAACCTCCATGGCCAAAAATGAAACCTTCTGATGTGCAGAAGTATACAAAAGTGTTTATGGAAGTTGACACCGACAGGGATGGAAAAATCACTGGGGAGCAGGCACGCAGTCTATTTTTAAGTTGGAGATTGCCAATAGGTAAATACCTTTTGAATTCCAACTAACAACTGTTTGATGCAGTCTTTATGCATTTTGGTGTTAGATGTGTTAATTAATCCATGAAGTGTTGAATATAACTAACCAAGAAGGTTTTAGCTTTGTTAACTCACTGTTTTTCTGCTCTAATTCTTTTGCTGATAGACAAAAACTGCCCACTGTATACTGATTCTGAAAATATTATTGTTTCTGTTGTATGCAAATTTTTGCAGTTagatctttttttcttttaaaaatatgaagcaATGTATAAGCTCTCATTTGGAAAGAACCATTAGATTCATGTGGTTGTCAATAAATAGACGTAAAATGATTATGTGGAGTGCATGTTCTAGCACATACGGGAGTGAAAATTGAAGATCATAGCATACCATAAGTCTCATGGTTTAGGTATATTGGTCAATCGTACTAGGTGTAAGAGAATATAGGCATATATAAATCATTGGATTCAAATTGGCTATATATAAAATGGAGAAATACTTCAACTTCAAGTATTATTTGTGATCAAAGGGCGCCTCTCAAGCTGATATGAAATTCTCATTGAACTATATGTATTGAATATTGGGTGATGGATTTTCCAATAAGAGCATAAGAGTATCCCCAATGGATAGAGCGTACTCTATAAGACATGGTATCAAATAGGCAGCCCCATTGGGGGTTCATTTGAAATAGTACTTATTTGGGAGAGGAGCTTCTATAGCTCTACTCACTATTGCCGCAGTACCCACacattttacatttaaaaattgattttgtcttTTCACCACATGGGCCActatttaatcaataaattattattgaaatctaattatataaagttattattgagactcatttaataaatttgttgaagtGTCAGGTTCGAGGGATTGTGTGCTTATTACATactaacattaaaaaattataaacgaGTGATGTACTCTGCAGAACCCATTTAAGCACTCAAATTATAGCAGCTCCATTGTGGATGATCTGAGCTAAGTATTTCAGAGACAAACGAGAAAAGTAACGATGAAGAGTGATTCTATTACAGAAAAAAGTATTACTAGCACCTATTGAAGAAAAGTGGGCAATGTCTCACCTGAGCGATTTAGCAATGTGAGGAGAAGATCAGTAGATGCTCAAGAAAGAAGAGTTGATAGGATTCATGATATCccaataaatagagatagaggaAAACATGTAAGCAAAGAGAAGATCAATAATGATTTTATGATAGAAAAAGTACTCCTATCATCTATTGAGTTAAAGTGGACAAAAACTCACCTACGAGGATTTAGTCATGTGAGGAGAAGAAAAATAGGAGCCCTATAAAGAGGAGTTGATAAGATTGAGGATAGCCTAACAAATAAAGATAGAGGAGCACCAAGGAATACTATTAAAGCATGTTTCAAAAAAGACCCAAACTAATAACTTGGATTTTGACAAAACAAAGTGGTGGTGTTTGATCTATGTAGTACACTCCACTTATTGAGAAAATACTTTTTGCTTTTGTTGTTATATGCTATCATTTGATGATTTTCGTTTATTAAATGCATGCATGAAATACATGAACAAGGTATACTTGGGAGCAATAAATCCCGCTGTTGGTGAAAAGCAAAAGAGACTTTGTGACTGATTGAAGCGAAACATTGATGATACAACCAACTATTATTACTCTTAGTTCCTTATAcaggaaatgaaattttttgttgtcatcataatatataaattgCTCTAACACAACCAACAAATACTTCTCAGATGAGGGATTCTTTCTTTCTAATTTTAAGTTATTTGGTTAGAAGAGCACTTTTactaaatgaataaatgaaagGAGGGAGGGTATGTAAACCTCCCTAAACAAACCTACTAAGAAAACTAGTAACCCCTAGAAACAAAGAGAACACCACTAACATGAGCTACAACCATTGATTATGAAAGAGCTCTTCAGTCCccatgtctttttttttttcattcttttttggATTCAAGAGGAAACCGTTATTTTAAAGATGGGGGAGTAAGCACCATGAGAGGACATAAATACAATGCTATCTTATTTTAAGGGCAAAGCAACTCATTGATTATATGATTGTTGCTTACCAACCATAGTTGAGAATTGCAGTAACCACTCATTGCTAAAAAATTTTGTTGAGAAATGCTATCTTATTTTGTTGGCAAAGCGACCTCGTTGAATATCTGAGTGTTGCTTAACATCCATAGTGGAGAATTGTAGTAACAGttgctaaaaaaaattagtctcCTTTTTCCAGCTAAAACCTTTAAAGATTACAAGAAGAAACATCATGAATTTGAAAGAGGACAGCTGTTATTACCCAAGAATCCTACAGGTTCTTCCATAATAAGCTAGTAGCCTTAGGTTGCAAAATTAAGTGGGATACTGTCTATGAATTCAACCTGCAAGATAAAACTGATGTACAGAGAAAGAGCTGTGTGCAGCCTACAAATCTCTAACATCTACTGCCATACTGATTTTCAAATGAAAAGGATTGTAAGAAAGAATTAGAAGCTAAAAAAGCATTTATCAGAAAGCATAACAGTGGAATTCAAAGTTCTCCTACATTTATTAGTAGCTTAGTCACACTTTCTATGAACTACTTGGCCCACAATGTATTATTCTTTAAAGTGATGTAGATAAATACTAATGGTTTGAGCTTGACTTGACGATATGGCAGGTTATTGTTATTAGGACCAATATCAACTCCacatttatatgttttttgttATGAACCAAGAAAACCCAACAAATTCCAAATGACAGAATACTACAAACTCCAGCAATGACGGGACCATGGAAGTGTTGTATTTATCATTGTGTCTCTCGTAGCTTTACCTTGCATTTGCAAGAGGCTGATTCCATGGGATGAGATGGCTCTTGGGATGGCCTTTTATTATTTCTCAATAGCACATAATAAAATCTTTGTACACTTTCTGCAGATGTCTTAAAGAGGGTGTGGGACTTATCTGACCAGGATAATGATAGCATGCTTTCCTTGAAGGAGTTTTGTTTTGCTCTTTATTTGATGGAGCGGTACAGGGAAGGTCGTCCTCTTCCACAGTCTCTTCCAAGTAATGTTATATTTGACGAAACATTGATGTCTATGACGGGGCAACCAAAAATCACTTACGGAAATGCAGCATGGGGTGTAGGCCCAGGTATTTTCACAAACTtatacaacattttttttttctttctattgttggatatttcttcaaaaaatttatactattcATTGTCAAAAGGTTTTCAGCAGCAACAAGGGATGCCAGGCACTCGGCAAGTGGCACCAGAAGCTGGTTTGAGGCCGCCAGTGCAAGAAGCGCCTGCTCGGGCTGATGGCACTGTGCTGCCTGATCAGAAAAAATTTGGAACTTCTGTGTTGGATGATTCCTTTTTGAATGACACAGATAATAGTGAACAAAATATTGAGACTGCAGGGAAAAAGGTATTTGCTTTGCCTTGTGGTTTTATTAGgtgtctttttttctttctattttctttaataCTTGTTTTTTGTATTGATGTTAAGGAAGATTTGTTTTAACCAAATATCAACTTGTCTATTGCCTTTCTTGACACGGACTTTAATTACTGTAGGTTAGATAAATAACTATTTGATTTAAGAGACTAATTTCACTTTCCAAAACATTTGATATTGGTAAGAAGATAAATCAAGCTGCGATATTATAATGTGCAAAACTGTGAAACACATTGTTAAAAAACAAGCTGCTTGCACATTTTGACATTATAAAGAAAATGGTTCTCTTTAATGTTGTAGGCTGAAGAAACTCAGAATCTGATATTGGATTCAAAAGAGAAGATTGAGTTGTACCGCAACAAAATGCAGGAATTGGTGAgtaattcatatattatttccttttttattttgatcttgtACTTAAGTCGCATACTTAAGATTTAATACTGTTGATGTGAACTATCGTAGGCATACTAGGCCATGATGCTGGGTCTTGCCTTAAAGTAAACTTGTGTTCAGATTAACGGAGTccaattagtttaaaaataaatctattatGACCTGTTGTTATATAGAAGAATTACCacatgtttgtttttgtttactGTTTACACGATAAACGTTACGAGCTAATATCCCTCTTGAATATCCAATTGTAAGCAGAAATatcaatacaaatatttttagtgTACCAAAATTGTGTCATTTGGCATGAAGAACTGGTTCACTATGacaaataatgtaaaatttgtCAATACTGCTATTAGTcgcattatatattttttgttgcagAGCACCGCATTTTTTTTGTCTCGTGATTGTCTATCAATTCAATTTTCCTTGTTAAGATGTTATATAGCATAGATGGATTCTCAAATCATCCTACAGTGACTTAATGgtagggtttatggttttagTTAGGCTTCAGTTTGCTCCATGGGAATTGACTTCTGCTTAGGAAGGGACTTAAAAGTGCAATTCTTTCCCTTCTCAAGAAACTAACTGGAATTGTGCAGTCAGTAAAAAGATTGAGGATTTAAGTTGGTAAAGTTAAGGAGTTTATGGGGTTAAAGCATGTAAGgatttataatcttttttaacCCTTTTTAAACGAGAAAGGTAGGTGTTTATATATAATGAATCTGATTGAAGAAAAATGGATCTTAGGGGCTTGAAGGTTTTGCCAGTGATAATTTACTTTAGGTAGTGCACTCAGCACTCACTCTCTTTTCCACCCCTGCCTTATGGTTATTTGTATTTCAGGTCCTGTATAAAAGCAGATGTGATAACCGTCTAAATGAGATTACAGAAAGGGCATCTGCAGATAAGCGTGAGGtatatttgtttttctataTATGTAATGTTAAGTTTAAGATGTTAAGAGAATTAGCTCTCATTTGGTGGTATACTACAGGCAGAATCTTTGGGCAAGAAATATGAAGAGAAATACAAACAAGTTGCAGAAATAGCATCCAAATTGACTGTAGAAGAAGCAAAATTTCGTGATATACAGGTAGGTAGACACACTATATTACTTCTTGATAGATAGCCTATTTGTAGGTGTTGAGAATATTTTGTATGCTCTATATTTCCATTGTTATTGGTGTTGTTGTCAAGGACCAACTTTTCTAAAAGCTTTAGCTGTTTGGTGAAAACTCATGAATACTTTTATAGTTAAAACAGCCTTCGACGTAGAGTCCTGTGGGCTTGAAGCATACACAATTTAAGTGCATGCACACTCTACTTTGGGACGAAGATTGATTTATTTAGAATGGGGTGGCAAGGGTCAAACTTGTGTGACTGAACCACTTTGAATCATGTGCCCGTTTCCGTTTCTCTTATACTTTGAATCATGTGCCTGTTTCTCTTATTCCTACTCTTTGTTTGTACTCCTTTTTAAAACAACTTGcttattcaaacataaaaagtGGTGATAGTGTTCTGTTGAATCATTTCCCTaaactttaatttgatttatattctTATGAAACACTAGTTTTAGCGGAAATATTCACAGCAGACTGATATATATTGCACCACAGTCTCGTTTTGGAGCTTTTGGAAAACCTAATTTCACACAGCAATTGTTGAATCCATATAATCTTGTCGGTTGTAGCTATCGTGGCACAATATTTGAACTAAACACTAGATTTTGCTACTAGCTTTCACCCCAACGAAGACATGATATGTTTGGTCTGTAAAAGGAGATCCTGACTAATAAACATTAGTATATCCTTAAATCTGTATATCCCTGTGATTATTGCAGAACCTTTCTCTGGAACCTTcttttaattacttaattagcCAGTTAGAGTGCTCTACTGAGTAGTTAGTGAAAACATAGAGTGACTCACAACCGGCAAAGCAATGTCGTGCATGCCAGACCACCAACCTTGTGTATATATTTGCGTGGGTGACCTTTCTCTGGAACCTTGTTTTTTTGGTCAACTCTGGAACCTTCTTCAAGTACAAAATCATGCAAGTTAAGAGCTTTTGAGTGAGTCATAGATAGTAAGAACATACAGTGACTCAACTGGCAAAAGTCAGTGACATACTTCCTCTGAGATAAGAAATTATCTTTTCTTGATTGCATCATGACTTTGCTATCAAGTATATTATTTAGATACCCAAATTCATAGTGAAATCTTGTTTGGATGAAGTATATTAAAGCACATTTCACTGGCTGTTTGGAATTGATTTCTGATGTTGGTTATTAGTCATTTGTTCCTCTCCACATTTCCTTCCTTCTTTTCCACAATGAACTGATATCCTAATAGTTAGGAGGATGATGGCTGTCTTGAAACATTTCAGTGCATCATTTAACCTTTATTTGATACATATTTAGGAAAGGAAGGTGGAGTTGCAGCAAGCCATCGTCAAAATGGAACAAGGAGGTAGTGCAGATGGTATTCTTCAGGTGAACTTATTTTCTTGAATTAAGACTACGATTTCTATGCAATTTGGAAACCTgcctattatttttttactgatTTTCAGTTAATTTCATAGGTTCGTGCTGATCGCATACAGTCAGATCTTGAGCAGTTATTTAGGGGTCTTACTGAACGGTGCAAGAAACATGGGATAGATGTGAAGTCAATTGCAATGGTTCAGCTTCCAGATGGTAATTTTAATCTGATGTTTTCTTGATTCAACTTCTTTCTCATATAGATCTTTAAGCAGATATTCTGCTCTTTGTTGGTCCTTAAAGAATCACcttacaaatttatatttattttgacttAATTTCTCTTGCTATATGCGATTCTTGTTTTTGATTCCCATTTTCCGAATCTTCTTACCAATTGGTGATGAAATGCTTATATTGTTAAGGTTATTATTGGGTAAAACCCTAGTCTCATTGAAAAGAGATAAGGcatgaaaatagtttatcaCACCCCTCACCTTAAAAGTCTATTTTGCAAGGATGAGTTTGACTCTACAATAAAAACCTAAGAGATGCTTTTTAGCACGCATCGTTAAATTACTTTAGAATATTATCTATGCCTTTTACTGCAGCAAATTGCTATAAGTGAAAGCACTTTTCTGTATTTCCAATTTTAATGTGGCTGTGTATGAATCAAATAAATTACAAGGTTGGCAACCCGGAAATCCAGAGGGGGCTGCTGTTTGGGACGAAGATTGGGATAAATTTGAAGATGAAGGTATGCCATATGCACTTTTCTGTATACCATGTTTTGCttgaaataatgttttatcATTTGCCTTTTTACTTCCAGGATTTGCCAATGATCTCACTTTTGATACGAAAAATGCATCTTCAAAGCCAAAACCTGCATTCATTCCAGGAGAACAAAATTTTGTTGATGATAACTCAGTTAATGGTTCACCTGTGAATGCAAATGGGAAGCAAGAAATTTTTACTAATGGTGATTATACAGTAGAGGAGGAATCTTCTTATGCACAGAATGAAGATTACTTGGCAAGAAGCCCTCGTGATAGCCCAGCTGGGAGGACTACAGTGGACAGTCCTTCTAAAGAGTTTTCAACTGCTCATTTTGTAGAAAGTTCTGAAGCAGATGCAGAAACACATAGGTAatttgttctttgttttttgGTCATGAAGGTGTTGGTTTATGCTTCTTGTCATCTGTTTCTTTTCTGTTTTTACCTTTGTTTCTGCAATCCTGGCTTTGAATGTGGTGCATTTAGTAACTGTGGTGTCATTAATCTATGGTAACAGAAGTTTTGATGAATCAACCTGGGGAGCATTTGACAATAATGATGATGTGGACTCGGTGTGGGGTTTTAACACCAAGGTAACATGTGTTACTAagctttttaattttgtttcttttctcatAATCTTGGAATTAACCTAATTAGTAATAGTTATTGAGAAGTTTTATggagattaattttaaaatattttcatactaAAATTGATGCAAGTGGCAAtgcgaatttttttttttccttcttattTTTGCAATGGGTTTCTTAGCACAACTACTGAAGAGGGTATGCTAATTTTTGTAGGACTCTGACTTGGAGAAGCAGGAAGATTTCTTTAAATCTGATGATTTTGGTCTAAACCCAGTTAGAACAGGATCTACACATACAGATGGCGTGTTCCAGACAAAAAGCCCATTTGCTTTTGATGATTCCGTGCCTGGAACTCCACTTTCTAAGTTTGGCAACTCTCCAAGGTACAGCGAAGCAGGGGATCACTTCTTTGACACGTCACGGTTTGATTCCTCCTTCAGCATGCACGAAAGTGCAAATTCTCCACAAGCAGAGAAGTTTACAAGATTTGATTCCATAAGTAGCAGCAGGGATTTTGGCTACAATCAGGAGAAGTTTTCAAGGTTTGATTCCATAAGTAGCAGCAAGGATTTTGGCTACAATCACGAGAAATTTTCAAGGTTTGATTCTATTAATAGCAGCAAAGATTTTGGCTACAATCCTGAGAAGCTCACAAGGTTTGATTCCATGAGTAGCAGCAAAGATTTTGGCTTCGGTAGTCAGGGACATGCAAGGTTTGACTCAATTAGCAGCACCAAGGACTTAGGCTATAGTGCTCCATTCTCTTTCGATGACTCTGATCCATTCGGCTCCTCTGGTCCATTTAAGGTCACTTCAGAGAATCATTCTCCAAAGAAAGGCTCTGATAATTGGAGTGCGTTCTAGCCTGCAATCCAAGTTTTCCCTGTTTTTTTCGTTGTTGTTTCTATTTCCTTGATTGTTCATGATAGCCTATTTTTTTGTGTATAGCTAGAACTAATGCTGGACGGTAATATTGTATGGTATGTATTATTTTCAAGAGAgcttttctatattttttggGAGGGGTTTATGTGAGAGGACGAGTGTGTGAGAGGGAGATAAGCGTTAAACATATGGTGTGAATGTACAACTAAATTGAATGACAAGCACATGCAAAGGTTTTTTTTTCCTATTCTTTTTTGGGTTTATTACATGCATTCCTATGAGGTCTTTTTGGTTGCCGCAGAGCATGAACCATTAATCTCGAATTTGCAGTGCTTTTTTGTATCTCGATAATATTTATGAAAGATTGATCTCATACATTGTGGTTGTGCCAATTTCTGAGGTAAAAAAAGTGACCAAATGTTGCCATGTATTCTGTGGTTGGAAGAATTATGCTCTGGCATCCATGGTCGTCCACCAGAAGTTTAATTCTTAggaataaattttcaattatttattcgATCGTTTTAGCAAAATTCAGAGGGCGAGTGTCCTATCAAAtatattggatacacaagaaaaaatgaaacaaaacacCGAATGAATAAACAGagaatagaaaattattttgaacttGTTTCATCTTTTCGTGATGGTGTCCTAAAAAAACTGTTCAAAGTTTATGTAGATTGTCACAAAAACCAAGGGTGCAACATGAAATAAGGAACACTGGGTCTTCTGAATCGTAGATCAATAAATTGAATGTCCAAATCTTGCAATGCTCTGAATTGTAGATCAATAAATTAAACACCAAAATCTTGCAACGCTTAGTCCATAGTACTGTAATCAGACTGtccatattttgtttttaatcttcTTGTCCATATTTGATGCCACTGCAAACCTGTATAAGAAATTAATTAGCAATGtgtcaaaaagaaaattttccaATTCTTGACTATATCACAATTAATAACTTATCTTTTTACATCAATTGTTTAAACTTCCCTCTCTCTGTCTCTCCTCTCAGCTTTAGGTGCAAGGAAAGATAAAAGATTTTGGCCCCATTTACAGGAATTTCATTCAAGGTCTGTTTAGAGCTCGAGGGTTTAGGAAAGAAATAGATACAAACAACAACCTTACGATGATCACGACTCTTAAAACTCTAGACAGACAGCTTATTTTATACAATGGCATACTTAGTTCCTATATTaaatttgttcaattttaagCAAAAGGGTCTCGATGTTAAAGAAAACGGACtgatattcaaaattaaactatctTATGCAACAGTGGATATAGCATAATTTTATACAAGTATTTCACACACTcttacattttatatttatttgttttcatatttGTTCACAATATATGTTGCTTAGATAATATCCAGTGCAATAAACAGATAAAAACCATAGTCTTGATACGCCGATGCAACTGAAAGAAAGAAATCCCCAACACCATTCTAAGTATGTGAAGGCAAAATAGGAGTAGAAGAGAGATGAAATAACTAAAGGAATTGCTACCTTTTCATTCTTTGGTATCTTCCACCTCTTGCTGAAGTTGGTGAAAAGAGTTTAACAATGATGATCGCATATTTGCTAGTTCAATGAGTGTCTCTAGTGCTGCAAAGAATTTCAATAGACAGAATGTGTTATCCGGGCTgtcaaaaatcaaatataacagAATGATATTGTCAATCACAGAAAATAGCggtttatttgaattttgctGCGCTACTATGCTATAGAAacaacactttgtactaaataatgTATAGTATACTATGGAACAATAGcgatttgattaaattttgCTATGCTATAGGATATaaacattatttgacaacactgaaaCAAATGACTAAAATGGTGTAAACAAGTAAGGAGATTTAAGATCTAGAGTTATATTATCCACCTTTCTCAAATGACAGCTGGGTGGCGCGAAGCTTTGGGGAAATTAGAACTCCAAAGACTGACAAAGACTTGAATCGCTCTTTTTGAACCTATAAAAACAACTAACAAGATTTTAATAGTAATTCAATTGACAATTCAAATACTTGTGTTAATGACTGAAATAGCCAAATCTATAAGCTGTTCAATCAGTGAGTCCATGAGAGCAAAGATATTAGAAATCCAATGCAATTCTAGATGTAAATGCTAAGATAATAACTTGTTGAGAATCTTATGTAAAAACGggaagtgataaaaaaaaatcgaataCTTACTTCATCAGTATCTGCAAGTCCCGTTAAGTTCTTTGTAATGGCCGCCTCAGTAATTTGCAAAGccaaatatacaaaaaaatgaGAAACGGAAAACAT from Cicer arietinum cultivar CDC Frontier isolate Library 1 chromosome 5, Cicar.CDCFrontier_v2.0, whole genome shotgun sequence carries:
- the LOC101508239 gene encoding uncharacterized protein yields the protein MTAPNMDQFEAFFRRADLDGDGRISGAEAVNFFQGSNLPKHVLAQVWMHADQAKTGFLGRNDFYNALRLVTVAQSKRDLTPDIVKAALFGPASAKIPAPQINLAAIPPQRPNPNPVAASSVGQMGATAPTSTQSFAYRGQGLTGSAGNQQYLPSQQNPTMRPPQSQGFAGSVANQQYLPSQQNPNTRPPQSQGFAGSVANQQYLPSQQNPNTRPPQSQGFAGSVANQQYLPSQQNPNTRPPQSQGFTGSVPNPQYLPSQQSPTMRPPQSLGLGGSVANQQYFPSQQSPTMRPPQSMPAGSVSGPPQFMPAGSTPRPTQSTPAGTAPRLQQGFAGPNLSNPSISNEWNSGRTGMAPLRPAGTTQSVALSTPTSASPVSPMSQPTAITNNKALAGNGYPSNSVLSSDFFSVASSTPKQDPTRQNYPVSSPPASSATVPVSSSTNPASRQSSLDSLQSAFSMSLTNSQIPRTHSLPNTSQQISPPASSPLSTSGRSVGLGNTSSDNSQPPWPKMKPSDVQKYTKVFMEVDTDRDGKITGEQARSLFLSWRLPIDVLKRVWDLSDQDNDSMLSLKEFCFALYLMERYREGRPLPQSLPSNVIFDETLMSMTGQPKITYGNAAWGVGPGFQQQQGMPGTRQVAPEAGLRPPVQEAPARADGTVLPDQKKFGTSVLDDSFLNDTDNSEQNIETAGKKAEETQNLILDSKEKIELYRNKMQELVLYKSRCDNRLNEITERASADKREAESLGKKYEEKYKQVAEIASKLTVEEAKFRDIQERKVELQQAIVKMEQGGSADGILQVRADRIQSDLEQLFRGLTERCKKHGIDVKSIAMVQLPDGWQPGNPEGAAVWDEDWDKFEDEGFANDLTFDTKNASSKPKPAFIPGEQNFVDDNSVNGSPVNANGKQEIFTNGDYTVEEESSYAQNEDYLARSPRDSPAGRTTVDSPSKEFSTAHFVESSEADAETHRSFDESTWGAFDNNDDVDSVWGFNTKDSDLEKQEDFFKSDDFGLNPVRTGSTHTDGVFQTKSPFAFDDSVPGTPLSKFGNSPRYSEAGDHFFDTSRFDSSFSMHESANSPQAEKFTRFDSISSSRDFGYNQEKFSRFDSISSSKDFGYNHEKFSRFDSINSSKDFGYNPEKLTRFDSMSSSKDFGFGSQGHARFDSISSTKDLGYSAPFSFDDSDPFGSSGPFKVTSENHSPKKGSDNWSAF